Proteins encoded within one genomic window of Pygocentrus nattereri isolate fPygNat1 chromosome 11, fPygNat1.pri, whole genome shotgun sequence:
- the rassf7a gene encoding ras association domain-containing protein 8 — translation MELKVWVDGVVRVVCGLSEETSCQDVVIALAQAIGQTGRYVLIQRLRDTERQLLATERPLESLAKLGQHGSEVQFYLRRTGPSSSSSSSDSQDQHDRTLPLHKPSEPELSKRGVPKKSLTFNLGPSSSPRAKPKQSRKNLGHRDSTEPRASPSPVPHASYLSGPTKEEVFRHILQQQERLQALEAQLEVLEHETQSWERHPGQEPRLQEETDALEKAMMRNQVELAHEELWEEELRAEIEREKAMRRRLGELHAKLDECSRRLHEFTARSVQLEQDIQRERLQAEAPPSQAGPEDSMGAVKAELQSQQKQGEELEVELVETEKALGKAENVLQAKQEELEELNKELRQCNLQQFIQQTGVLPAHSSSRTDLHQQLDQLELAQLLQNRSVDNDSLPRPTAKQFLGHPRNLQHPLVSSLNPEVLTSRESSWR, via the exons ATGGAGCTTAAGGTGTGGGTGGATGGTGTGGTGCGGGTGGTGTGTGGTCTCTCCGAGGAGACTTCCTGTCAGGATGTGGTCATCGCTCTCGCTCAGGCCATAG GCCAGACAGGCCGTTATGTCCTCATCCAGAGACTGAGGGACACAGAGCGCCAGCTTCTGGCCACTGAGCGTCCGCTGGAGTCTCTGGCCAAGCTCGGGCAGCATGGCAGCGAGGTGCAGTTTTACCTGCGCCGCACCGgtcccagcagcagcagcagtagcagtgaTAGCCAGGATCAGCATGACCGCACTCTGCCTCTCCACAAACCTTCTGAGCCAGAGCTCTCAAAACGAGGTGTGCCCAAAAAATCCCTCACCTTCAACCTGGGCCCATCCAGCTCCCCACGTGCCAAACCCAAACAGTCCCGTAAGAATCTGGGTCACAGAGACTCCACTGAGCCCAGAGCATCTCCATCCCCAGTGCCTCACGCAAGTTACCTGTCTGGACCAACCAAAGAGGAAGTGTTCCGGCACATTCTTCAGCAGCAGGAGCGATTGCAGGCTCTAGAAGCCCAGTTAGAGGTGCTAGAGCACGAGACACAGTCATGGGAGCGGCATCCTGGCCAAGAACCACGACTGCAAGAGGAGACGGATGCCCTGGAGAAGGCGATGATGAGGAACCAGGTCGAGCTGGCCCATGAAGAACTCTGGGAGGAGGAGCTAAGGGCTGAAATAGAGCGAGAGAAGGCCATGAGGCGCCGACTTGGCGAATTGCACGCTAAGCTGGATGAATGCAGCCGCAGGCTCCACGAATTCACTGCCCGCTCTGTGCAGCTGGAGCAGgacattcagagagagaggctaCAGGCTGAAGCTCCGCCCAGCCAGGCGGGGCCAGAGGACTCCATGGGTGCAGTGAAGGCCGAGCTCCAGAGTCAGCAGAAACAAGGGGAGGAGCTAGAGGTGGAGCTTGTGGAGACTGAAAAGGCTCTAGGGAAGGCAGAAAATGTGCTGCAG GCTAAgcaggaggagctggaggaacTGAACAAGGAGCTGAGGCAGTGTAACCTTCAGCAGTTTATCCAGCAGACTGGTGTGCTCCCAGCCCACTCCTCCTCCCGCACAGATCTCCACCAGCAGCTGGACCAGCTGGAGCTGGCACAGCTACTGCAGAACAGATCAGTAGACAATG ATTCTCTTCCGCGCCCCACAGCTAAGCAGTTCCTGGGGCATCCACGTAACCTACAGCACCCGCTGGTGTCCAGCCTCAACCctgagg TCCTGACATCCAGGGAGTCGTCTTGGAGGTAA